One window of Tepidanaerobacter acetatoxydans Re1 genomic DNA carries:
- a CDS encoding 3'-5' exoribonuclease YhaM family protein, with translation MEKQFIKDLKVGDKVKTLFGVVKKNFANYSPSSAKAPGQFLKLVLADATGNIEGRVWDGACDVAGLFDEGDIVMVEGYVSEYNGLQINIVNIKKYEDNVDLTLFQQSTSKDRKEMVKRFNELIQSVEDTYLKKLLLSIFNDKNTYWAFINSPAAQRIHHAYIGGLLEHSLEVAQVCELIASEYKDIINRDLLITGALLHDIGKIKEYNFSSISFEMTDIGKLIGHLVIGKEMVDEKIREIPDFPKELQLSISHMIISHHGEKQWGSPEVPKTIEAFALFHSDLLSARLNQFSGLLNKHTDSESPWTPWDKFLERSAYMSNYSDSNSKENMNK, from the coding sequence ATGGAAAAACAATTTATTAAAGATTTAAAAGTCGGAGATAAAGTAAAGACTTTATTTGGCGTAGTAAAAAAGAATTTTGCAAATTACTCGCCTTCAAGTGCTAAAGCTCCGGGTCAGTTTCTGAAACTGGTTCTGGCAGATGCGACTGGAAATATTGAAGGTAGGGTATGGGATGGAGCTTGCGATGTGGCAGGTCTTTTTGATGAAGGCGATATTGTAATGGTTGAAGGCTATGTATCAGAGTATAATGGCCTGCAGATAAATATTGTTAATATAAAAAAGTATGAGGATAATGTAGATTTAACTCTTTTTCAACAATCCACTTCAAAAGACCGTAAAGAGATGGTAAAAAGATTTAATGAATTAATTCAATCAGTGGAGGATACATATCTCAAAAAGTTACTATTATCAATTTTTAACGACAAAAATACATATTGGGCTTTTATAAACAGCCCGGCGGCGCAGAGAATCCACCATGCATATATAGGCGGCCTTTTAGAACACAGCCTTGAAGTGGCCCAAGTTTGTGAATTAATAGCTTCTGAATATAAGGATATCATAAACCGCGATTTACTGATTACAGGTGCTTTATTGCATGATATTGGGAAGATTAAAGAATATAATTTTTCAAGTATTTCTTTTGAAATGACAGACATAGGAAAACTCATAGGCCATTTAGTAATTGGAAAAGAAATGGTGGATGAAAAAATCCGAGAAATTCCGGACTTTCCGAAGGAACTACAATTGTCCATCAGCCACATGATAATTTCACACCATGGTGAAAAACAGTGGGGCAGTCCTGAGGTGCCAAAGACAATAGAGGCTTTTGCACTTTTTCATTCCGACCTTTTAAGTGCCAGATTAAACCAATTTTCCGGGCTTCTAAACAAACATACAGATTCGGAGTCGCCTTGGACTCCATGGGATAAGTTTTTAGAACGCAGTGCGTATATGTCAAACTACAGCGATAGTAATTCAAAAGAAAATATGAACAAATAA
- a CDS encoding phosphatase, with product MKYEVDTHCHTIASGHAYSTVIENAQAAAKKGLKMIAITDHGPAMGEGVNRYYFGNMTVIPQQIEGVYILRGIEANILDNEGTLDLPERYLKKLDIVLAGLHTGCSPKGTVEDNTRAVIEAMKNPYVDIIVHPGNPEFPLDIDRFVEAAHEYNVHIEINNSSFTVSRKGSKDNCILIAKKAAAIGARVSLGSDAHICFDIGNFDKAEEVIKEAGIPEENVLNTSMKKVIDFLKSKGREVVPSYKTSTKI from the coding sequence TTGAAATACGAAGTAGATACCCATTGCCACACTATAGCAAGTGGCCATGCCTACAGCACGGTTATTGAAAATGCTCAAGCTGCAGCAAAGAAAGGTCTTAAAATGATCGCCATAACAGACCATGGGCCGGCTATGGGAGAAGGCGTGAATCGCTATTATTTTGGGAACATGACAGTTATACCTCAGCAGATTGAGGGCGTATATATACTCAGAGGAATTGAGGCAAATATACTTGATAATGAAGGAACTCTAGACCTTCCCGAACGCTATTTAAAAAAGTTAGATATAGTGCTGGCGGGTCTGCATACCGGATGTTCTCCGAAAGGAACGGTTGAAGATAATACAAGAGCCGTCATTGAAGCGATGAAAAACCCCTATGTGGATATCATTGTGCATCCGGGAAATCCGGAATTTCCCTTGGACATTGATAGATTTGTTGAGGCTGCTCATGAATATAATGTGCATATAGAGATAAACAACAGTTCTTTTACTGTTAGCCGCAAGGGCAGCAAGGATAATTGCATATTAATTGCGAAAAAAGCCGCAGCAATTGGAGCCAGAGTTTCTCTGGGAAGTGACGCACATATTTGCTTTGATATCGGTAATTTTGATAAAGCCGAAGAAGTAATAAAAGAAGCCGGAATTCCTGAGGAAAATGTTTTAAACACTTCTATGAAAAAGGTCATAGACTTCTTAAAATCCAAGGGTAGGGAAGTTGTGCCTAGTTACAAAACATCAACTAAAATCTAA
- the murB gene encoding UDP-N-acetylmuramate dehydrogenase, producing the protein MDVTKIYEIMREFLPESQVKINEPMKKHTSFRIGGPADIMVLPTNIGEVTSIIKVCRQNDIPFFVMGNGTNLLVKDEGIRGVVMKLAQNFNDANVNKNIIRCKAGVPLSALSRIALESSLSGLEFANGIPGTVGGAVVMNAGAYGGEMADVVKKVTVVDMNGRLYEMQKEELDYSYRRCILQDGDRILLEVEMELLPGNYEDIKRQMEEFAACRKAKQPLNLPSAGSAFKRPPGHFAGALIEKAGLKGYRIGGAMVSDKHAGFIVNVENATFKDVISLISHVQKEVKRKFNVDLESEIKIIGD; encoded by the coding sequence ATGGACGTTACAAAAATATATGAAATTATGAGAGAATTCTTGCCTGAAAGTCAAGTTAAAATAAACGAACCAATGAAAAAACATACCTCGTTTCGTATTGGGGGGCCTGCGGACATAATGGTTTTGCCTACAAATATAGGAGAGGTAACAAGTATTATCAAAGTATGCAGGCAAAACGATATTCCCTTTTTCGTCATGGGCAATGGAACGAATTTACTAGTAAAGGATGAGGGTATTAGGGGCGTAGTAATGAAATTGGCACAAAATTTTAATGATGCCAATGTAAATAAAAATATTATTAGGTGCAAAGCCGGAGTTCCCCTATCAGCTTTGTCCAGAATAGCACTTGAAAGCAGTCTTAGCGGATTAGAGTTTGCCAATGGTATTCCGGGCACTGTTGGAGGTGCCGTGGTTATGAATGCGGGAGCTTATGGCGGAGAAATGGCTGATGTTGTAAAAAAGGTCACTGTAGTAGATATGAATGGCAGATTGTATGAGATGCAAAAAGAAGAACTTGATTATTCTTATCGCAGATGCATTCTTCAAGATGGCGATAGAATTTTATTGGAAGTTGAAATGGAACTTTTACCCGGAAATTACGAAGACATAAAAAGACAAATGGAGGAATTTGCAGCTTGCCGAAAAGCTAAACAACCGCTTAATTTGCCAAGTGCCGGCAGTGCTTTTAAAAGACCTCCAGGCCATTTTGCAGGAGCTCTGATAGAAAAGGCGGGTCTTAAAGGATACAGAATAGGCGGAGCCATGGTATCTGATAAACATGCAGGTTTTATCGTAAATGTAGAAAATGCAACTTTTAAGGATGTGATAAGCCTTATCAGTCACGTGCAAAAGGAAGTCAAAAGAAAATTCAATGTTGATCTTGAATCCGAAATTAAAATCATAGGTGATTAA
- a CDS encoding bifunctional phosphoglucose/phosphomannose isomerase, whose product MLDNLEKIKELDKGGMFDLIYKFPDHCIEAVNITKESISGLRFNNIMNVVITGMGGSAIGGDLVRMLTTDRAQIPVIVNRDYKLPAFVDEKTLVVASSYSGNTEETLTAYDYAKTKKAKIIVITTGGKLKEKAAQDEVPVITIPGGLPPRAALGFSLFPILVLFKELGIGFGKKSDIETAVSLLKRVREKYCPQVPEKDNPAKALAGKLHGKLPLIYGTSNLTDIIAVRWKGQMNENAKHPAFYNAFPELNHNEIMGFEGDSKLLKTFEIIILRSPNESDRIKKRIDITTDILKEEVSGITEIWPEGESSLEQMLYHIMFGDYVSAYLAILNNKDPKEIDFIDELKERMKD is encoded by the coding sequence ATGTTAGACAATCTGGAAAAAATAAAGGAATTAGACAAAGGTGGTATGTTTGACCTTATATACAAATTTCCGGACCACTGCATAGAAGCTGTCAACATTACCAAGGAGTCAATATCCGGACTGCGATTTAACAATATTATGAATGTGGTAATAACAGGAATGGGAGGCTCTGCTATTGGCGGCGACTTAGTTCGCATGCTGACGACTGACAGAGCTCAGATTCCTGTTATTGTTAATAGGGATTACAAGTTACCTGCTTTTGTGGACGAGAAGACACTTGTTGTTGCTTCAAGTTATTCCGGCAACACGGAAGAAACCCTGACTGCCTATGATTATGCAAAAACTAAGAAAGCTAAAATTATAGTTATTACTACGGGAGGCAAATTAAAGGAAAAAGCCGCACAAGATGAAGTTCCTGTTATTACGATTCCGGGTGGATTGCCTCCGCGCGCGGCTTTGGGATTTTCACTGTTTCCGATTTTAGTATTGTTTAAAGAGCTGGGAATAGGATTTGGCAAGAAATCAGATATAGAAACAGCCGTTAGTCTTTTAAAACGAGTCCGTGAAAAATACTGCCCGCAGGTACCAGAAAAGGATAACCCTGCAAAAGCCTTAGCTGGAAAATTGCATGGAAAGCTTCCTTTGATTTACGGCACTTCAAATCTGACCGATATTATTGCGGTGAGATGGAAAGGGCAGATGAATGAAAATGCTAAACACCCGGCTTTCTATAATGCTTTTCCGGAGCTAAATCACAATGAGATAATGGGCTTTGAGGGTGACAGTAAGCTTTTAAAGACCTTTGAAATTATTATACTAAGGTCACCGAATGAAAGTGATCGCATAAAAAAACGTATTGATATAACGACTGACATTTTAAAAGAAGAAGTCAGCGGTATTACGGAGATATGGCCTGAAGGCGAATCATCACTGGAACAAATGCTTTATCATATAATGTTCGGAGATTATGTAAGTGCATATTTGGCGATACTAAATAACAAAGACCCTAAAGAAATAGATTTTATTGATGAATTAAAAGAACGGATGAAGGATTGA
- the dat gene encoding D-amino-acid transaminase — protein MSTVVYLNGQRVDYENAKVSVEDRGFQFGDGLYEVVHIYNGRFFYLDRHLARLQNGAKEIYMDLDFGLNNLEKVCRQAVKESGFNDASVYIQVTRGAAVRQHAFPKESSCTWVVIVRESKGNPQEFYENGITCITVPDERWSRCNIKTVQLLANCIAKEKAKKAGSFEAIFHRGGSVIEGSSSNVFIVKDNKLITHPANNKILNGITRGVVLEIADQNDIKYSEEVFCIDDLFDADEVFLTGTTTEIMPVVKVDGKIIGDGIPGKLTKIIQKYYQEHIQTVDC, from the coding sequence ATGTCAACAGTGGTGTATTTAAACGGGCAAAGAGTAGATTATGAAAATGCCAAAGTATCGGTTGAAGACAGAGGTTTTCAATTTGGAGACGGTTTATATGAAGTAGTACATATATATAATGGCAGATTCTTCTATCTTGACCGTCATTTGGCTCGCTTGCAAAATGGAGCAAAAGAAATATACATGGATCTCGATTTTGGACTTAACAATTTGGAGAAAGTGTGTCGGCAGGCTGTAAAAGAGAGCGGATTCAATGATGCCTCGGTATACATCCAGGTTACACGAGGTGCGGCTGTCAGGCAGCATGCTTTTCCTAAGGAAAGCTCCTGTACTTGGGTAGTTATAGTGAGAGAATCAAAAGGAAATCCACAAGAATTTTACGAAAATGGCATTACCTGTATAACAGTGCCCGATGAGCGCTGGAGCCGCTGTAATATCAAAACGGTTCAGCTTCTGGCAAACTGTATTGCAAAAGAGAAAGCAAAGAAAGCCGGATCGTTTGAGGCGATTTTCCATCGAGGAGGAAGCGTAATAGAAGGTTCCAGCAGTAATGTATTTATAGTTAAAGATAATAAGCTGATTACACACCCTGCAAACAATAAAATACTTAACGGCATAACTCGCGGTGTGGTTTTAGAAATTGCCGACCAAAATGACATAAAGTATTCTGAAGAAGTTTTTTGTATTGACGACCTTTTTGATGCTGATGAGGTTTTTCTGACAGGAACTACTACGGAGATAATGCCGGTAGTTAAAGTTGATGGTAAAATTATTGGTGATGGGATTCCCGGCAAATTAACAAAAATAATACAGAAATATTACCAAGAGCACATCCAAACAGTAGACTGCTAA
- the hprK gene encoding HPr(Ser) kinase/phosphatase, whose protein sequence is MQKINLRDLIDKFKLKIIADTDCDMPCITVADLNRPGLELTGYFDYFAYDRIQILGRTEISYLEGLPKNILKARLEKFFSYDIPCVIITRDLIPPEELTLVARKYQKPVLGSPAATTQFMSRLTDFLESMLAPRTTIHGVLVDIYGIGILIIGESGIGKSETAIELIKRGHRLVADDAVEIKQVAKNVLVGTAPKLIRHFLEVRGLGVIDVKTIFGAGSIRNDIKIELVAELVEWEKYKEDDRLGLEEEKIKILDSNITKKTIPIRPGRNLAAILEVAAMDFRLKAFGYNAALEFSKRLLEEINKDKKNLQ, encoded by the coding sequence ATGCAAAAAATAAATCTTAGGGACCTGATTGATAAGTTTAAATTAAAAATAATCGCAGATACCGATTGCGATATGCCCTGTATTACGGTGGCGGATTTAAACCGTCCGGGGCTTGAACTTACCGGATACTTTGATTATTTTGCATATGATAGAATACAAATTTTAGGAAGAACGGAAATATCTTATTTGGAAGGTCTTCCTAAAAATATCCTCAAGGCTCGCCTTGAAAAATTTTTTTCCTATGATATACCATGTGTAATAATAACCCGCGACCTTATACCACCGGAAGAGCTTACTTTAGTGGCGCGAAAATATCAAAAACCTGTTTTGGGGTCTCCTGCCGCAACCACACAATTTATGAGCAGGCTAACGGATTTTCTGGAAAGCATGCTTGCGCCGCGTACGACAATTCATGGCGTATTAGTTGACATATACGGTATAGGTATATTAATAATAGGCGAGAGCGGCATAGGCAAAAGTGAAACAGCAATAGAACTCATTAAGCGGGGTCATCGTTTGGTTGCTGATGATGCTGTGGAAATAAAACAAGTTGCAAAAAATGTTTTAGTCGGAACAGCCCCTAAGCTTATACGACATTTTTTAGAGGTGCGCGGGCTGGGAGTTATCGATGTGAAAACCATTTTTGGGGCAGGCAGTATACGAAATGATATAAAAATTGAGTTGGTGGCGGAACTGGTGGAGTGGGAAAAGTATAAAGAAGACGATAGATTAGGATTAGAAGAAGAAAAAATAAAAATTCTTGATTCAAATATAACGAAAAAAACGATTCCAATTAGGCCGGGAAGAAACCTGGCTGCTATTTTAGAAGTTGCGGCGATGGATTTCCGCTTAAAAGCTTTTGGATATAATGCCGCATTAGAGTTTAGTAAAAGACTTCTGGAGGAAATCAATAAAGACAAAAAAAATTTGCAATAA